One genomic window of Psychrobacter cibarius includes the following:
- a CDS encoding BamA/TamA family outer membrane protein, with translation MKHQPSTLARNVSMMQCDTDNVREDIEIQDFQSDRFQKTRRAAAMATHGNAPRIHFTRSALFTALATSLVGFGMAPAALADTTNNVSSPKQPTSNQIAVDQSTSTQSTTLSDDDTQLDIALDALRLKKAVEQGIIDQSVLDEYSEQSLGIKKSDAQDKSAKKPAAQSQGMANSQANAMDNMAGANNAQLDLSNNANDDLLQQAAAIQQQGYQMMTPEEIDRELAAMDMQNAKDIDDINNITNVNYNNYSNNNNDISNNDRDFDAPIATLDDTTPPIGLDVDLDATNLPAPNNLETLGRNESAAESAQTAEVMSRPIDVSDSVSSGRVDGTGTFDNEIVANASDETNEDGTTSDIINPDDYLPDYQADSQGINQSIEQASKPKPMARNKGNIVKRLYNRLFNAGVMALPHVDTTIYLRQATAEGTVNGKPKLTKADNDVQPMKNIKAALDDTTVQSVTDFTAALPRLRQTALEAAQAVGYYDITLRLRQRNADTIDVIIEELGEPVRVDSRIVEIRGEGSEQPEYIALEKDLPPQVGDIFNHRVYKDSKAALESLSNTYGYFDQYWLNKSVDIILPDNTADVSLVYNTGDRYEFDDVVFFTYDEETNTLTQDPDKLPVELSLLQQLFDFKPGDPFYRPAVTEFSNDLSATRYFNTVNVESILPPDERSEASTLAFDNTPTNNSGTLDDDINSDGVSDVMGNNGAESSAASNSSRVNQDNNADDGDKNNAESEGNTTANSGETVNPADIAAIDFEADAATLDKLQAIKQKAERLSRLPNDRVLDEKDQEADNLLGKISDGISNIAQKIFPDEESLITDENFVPPTLAGRKTPRQVAESKKVPLYVFVSSSKPRDAQVGLGYGTDTGVRATAKIDYNLLNRKGYQAGAETEVSRITKNVAVYASRPWKHPLNDKLDARLTYEEEVIDQGEGNFDLSTTTLKAALARNIRRDSGWNRSYSVNYRLDELETGVDETELDDLPIRFTSSKPKQQALLFGYGMNKTDVDSVTNPTRGMRQYYSLEAGADKALSDTNMAIIRAGVSGIYSFGDEQKHQVLGSLNTGYIWADDFYDVPYKLRFFAGGDQSIRGYDYESLSPLDKGYLTGGQVLAVGSAEYNYEFKPGFRGAFFTDVGNAYDKNFETETKVGVGVGIRWASPVGVVRVDVAAGVTEESIPVRLHFFIGSPL, from the coding sequence ATGAAACACCAGCCTTCAACGCTTGCGCGCAATGTATCGATGATGCAGTGTGATACGGATAATGTTCGAGAGGATATTGAAATTCAAGATTTTCAGAGTGACCGTTTTCAAAAAACACGTCGTGCAGCAGCTATGGCAACTCATGGCAATGCGCCGCGCATTCATTTTACGCGCTCAGCACTTTTCACTGCGCTAGCGACCAGCCTGGTGGGTTTCGGTATGGCACCTGCTGCATTGGCTGATACCACAAATAATGTCAGTTCTCCTAAACAACCTACGAGCAATCAAATAGCTGTCGATCAATCAACCAGCACTCAATCGACCACACTGTCAGATGATGATACTCAGCTCGATATCGCTTTGGATGCATTGCGCCTAAAAAAGGCAGTAGAGCAGGGCATTATCGATCAGTCAGTATTGGATGAGTACAGCGAACAAAGCCTAGGCATTAAAAAGTCTGATGCTCAAGATAAAAGCGCTAAAAAACCAGCTGCTCAGTCTCAGGGTATGGCCAATTCTCAGGCAAATGCCATGGATAATATGGCTGGCGCAAATAATGCTCAGCTCGATCTTTCCAATAACGCCAATGATGACTTGTTGCAACAAGCCGCAGCCATACAGCAGCAGGGTTATCAGATGATGACGCCTGAAGAGATTGATCGTGAGCTGGCTGCGATGGACATGCAGAATGCCAAAGATATTGATGACATCAATAATATTACCAACGTTAACTATAACAATTACAGTAACAATAATAATGATATCAGCAATAACGATCGAGATTTTGACGCGCCAATTGCTACATTAGATGATACAACCCCGCCTATTGGTTTAGATGTGGATTTGGATGCGACCAATCTGCCAGCTCCTAACAATCTTGAGACATTAGGTAGGAATGAGAGCGCTGCTGAAAGTGCACAGACGGCTGAAGTTATGTCGCGTCCGATCGATGTTAGCGACTCTGTCAGTAGTGGACGCGTGGATGGAACCGGTACTTTCGATAATGAGATTGTCGCCAATGCCAGTGATGAGACCAATGAAGATGGTACAACGTCAGATATCATCAATCCTGATGACTACTTGCCAGACTATCAAGCGGACTCTCAGGGAATAAACCAGAGTATCGAACAAGCGAGTAAGCCCAAGCCAATGGCGCGTAATAAAGGCAATATCGTGAAACGCCTTTATAACCGTTTATTCAATGCAGGTGTGATGGCATTACCACATGTAGATACCACAATTTATCTACGGCAGGCGACCGCTGAAGGTACTGTCAATGGTAAGCCAAAGCTCACCAAAGCGGACAATGACGTTCAGCCCATGAAAAACATCAAGGCTGCCCTTGATGATACGACAGTTCAGTCAGTTACCGACTTTACGGCCGCCTTGCCACGCCTACGCCAAACAGCATTAGAGGCAGCTCAAGCAGTGGGTTACTATGATATTACGTTACGCCTACGTCAGCGCAATGCTGACACGATCGATGTCATTATCGAAGAGCTGGGCGAGCCGGTACGTGTGGACAGCCGTATTGTTGAGATTCGCGGTGAAGGCAGTGAACAACCAGAATATATAGCACTTGAAAAAGACTTGCCGCCACAAGTGGGTGATATCTTCAATCACCGTGTTTATAAAGATAGCAAGGCGGCCCTTGAGTCGCTGAGTAATACTTATGGCTATTTTGATCAATATTGGCTCAACAAATCCGTTGATATTATCTTGCCAGATAATACTGCAGATGTGTCGCTGGTCTACAACACTGGGGATCGTTATGAGTTTGATGACGTTGTGTTTTTTACATACGATGAAGAAACCAACACCTTAACCCAAGATCCTGACAAGTTACCTGTTGAGTTGTCACTATTACAACAGTTGTTTGACTTTAAGCCCGGCGATCCTTTTTATCGTCCAGCGGTGACCGAGTTTAGCAATGACTTATCAGCGACTCGTTATTTTAATACAGTCAACGTTGAGTCGATATTGCCGCCAGATGAACGCAGTGAAGCCAGTACTTTGGCTTTTGATAACACGCCTACCAATAATAGCGGCACACTCGACGACGATATTAATAGTGATGGCGTCTCAGATGTTATGGGCAATAATGGTGCTGAAAGTTCAGCTGCTTCTAATAGTAGCCGTGTTAATCAAGACAATAACGCTGATGATGGTGATAAAAATAACGCAGAGAGTGAGGGTAATACGACTGCCAATAGCGGTGAAACAGTCAATCCCGCCGATATTGCGGCGATCGATTTTGAAGCTGATGCAGCAACACTTGATAAACTACAAGCTATCAAACAAAAAGCAGAGCGCTTGAGCCGCTTACCAAATGACCGTGTATTGGATGAAAAAGACCAAGAGGCGGACAATCTTTTGGGTAAAATAAGCGACGGCATCAGTAATATTGCGCAAAAAATATTCCCTGATGAAGAAAGCTTAATCACTGATGAAAACTTTGTACCACCAACGCTGGCTGGTCGAAAAACGCCGCGACAAGTGGCAGAAAGTAAAAAAGTACCGTTGTATGTTTTTGTCTCTTCAAGTAAGCCGCGCGATGCCCAAGTAGGTCTTGGTTACGGCACAGATACGGGCGTGCGAGCGACGGCAAAAATAGACTATAATTTGCTCAATCGTAAAGGCTATCAAGCCGGTGCAGAGACCGAAGTTTCCAGAATTACTAAAAACGTCGCTGTTTATGCCAGTCGACCTTGGAAACATCCACTTAACGATAAATTAGATGCGCGTCTTACCTATGAAGAAGAGGTCATCGACCAAGGTGAAGGCAACTTCGACTTATCTACTACGACGCTAAAAGCAGCATTGGCGCGTAATATTCGCCGTGACAGTGGCTGGAATCGCAGCTACTCTGTGAATTACCGTTTAGATGAGCTAGAGACTGGGGTCGATGAAACAGAGTTGGACGATCTACCTATTCGCTTTACTTCCTCTAAGCCTAAGCAGCAAGCGCTGCTATTTGGTTATGGTATGAATAAAACCGACGTAGACAGCGTGACCAATCCGACTCGCGGTATGCGTCAGTATTACTCGCTTGAAGCAGGGGCTGATAAAGCCCTTAGCGACACTAATATGGCAATCATTCGCGCAGGTGTCAGCGGCATTTATAGTTTTGGCGATGAGCAAAAGCATCAAGTATTGGGCAGTCTGAATACAGGCTACATCTGGGCAGATGATTTTTATGATGTGCCTTATAAACTACGCTTCTTTGCGGGTGGTGACCAAAGTATTCGTGGCTATGACTATGAGAGCTTGTCACCGCTCGACAAGGGCTATTTGACTGGTGGGCAAGTGCTTGCGGTTGGTAGTGCAGAGTATAACTATGAATTTAAACCAGGATTCCGCGGGGCATTCTTCACTGATGTGGGTAATGCTTACGACAAAAACTTCGAGACTGAGACAAAGGTCGGCGTCGGTGTTGGTATCCGCTGGGCATCGCCAGTCGGTGTGGTACGAGTTGATGTGGCTGCTGGGGTGACAGAAGAAAGCATACCCGTTAGACTGCATTTCTTTATTGGCTCGCCTTTATAG
- the coq7 gene encoding 2-polyprenyl-3-methyl-6-methoxy-1,4-benzoquinone monooxygenase — MRPLSKVDQLLLGVDKALRAVVPHSNPSTRPLPVSSDEIPELTITEARHVAGLMRINHTGEVCAQGLYHGQAFAAKDSGVKQAMQQSAEEEVDHLVWCETRLDELGSHASVFTPLWYGMSFGLGAVAGAISNEFSLGFVAETEAQVSEHLQEHITQLPEHDKRSKEILAQMDIEELHHRELALANGGAALSPPVRHTMRWMANRMKATAYYL, encoded by the coding sequence CTGCGTCCCTTATCCAAAGTCGACCAATTATTACTTGGGGTCGATAAGGCATTACGAGCTGTCGTACCACATTCAAACCCTAGCACTCGTCCACTACCAGTCAGCAGTGACGAGATTCCTGAGCTCACCATCACCGAGGCGCGACATGTCGCAGGATTGATGCGTATCAATCATACTGGTGAAGTATGTGCGCAAGGTCTGTATCATGGTCAAGCATTTGCCGCCAAAGACAGTGGCGTCAAGCAAGCCATGCAACAATCAGCCGAAGAAGAAGTCGATCATCTGGTCTGGTGCGAGACGCGATTAGACGAGCTTGGCAGTCATGCCAGTGTCTTTACGCCATTATGGTATGGCATGTCTTTCGGTCTTGGCGCAGTCGCGGGTGCCATCTCTAATGAATTTAGTTTGGGATTCGTCGCAGAGACAGAAGCTCAAGTCAGCGAACATTTACAAGAGCATATCACCCAATTACCAGAGCACGATAAACGCTCAAAAGAGATACTGGCACAAATGGATATTGAAGAGTTGCATCATCGTGAGCTAGCCTTAGCAAATGGCGGCGCAGCGTTATCACCGCCTGTACGTCATACTATGCGCTGGATGGCCAATCGCATGAAAGCCACGGCATATTACTTATAA
- a CDS encoding translocation/assembly module TamB domain-containing protein, with translation MLTKNTPPNNAPDEDPAQRDARAVRRWYPLSFLLKLLVLILIVLAIMFAVFFYAMGTESGTKFILEKVSAETGIDFKYGRGNLRDGIWVTDIDIKATEDLEVLVDKAYVKIGWRAIFAKEVHLRDADIQTIEIINNKPPTGEPFDYKTLQLPVNLRFDHAKIKNITYKQVTKEPIVVQDIVARDLTWVGSMVTVGRGDLQYADIVKISALQGEIDLQGDYSLDLSAIAEVSALEKAYVDPLNITATGTLKRTVGKVRSRYNDSDVSGDFVVQGLDQDSPFQAKLQWDDILIPYAESQKIRLKSGTATATGVISEIRLRINTELTAKDIPSGHYQGRAVIANSQLRIDRLDAQVPAGNLILQGILDWQDSFDAKVRATGSNFDIRRVIPDDYADFKAYAPQKLNGRLSLHYQQQNSAGNVELDADLRQRDGEHVNANIVQGKTSAKSTQVAPWYIDAKWQNLIRRDVPNIGNIDSPRGQADVIIRGSRLSVDANAVINELNAAPKGNYDVSVRKAGDVIDINRLNYKGVVGDLSGTGQIQLANKKRPLTWQIDARTNGLLPKQYRSDLPLERLTGSVSARGRLLTITKGGISGQRHIITLNKTDLQAQLDATQDGRAIGITGAGDAKIDIVGGELSMFDARFNGQVDTADVPKGRLSIDAAGTPKFISIRKLNYNGEAGAVNAKGVIDLRKNIGWTIDGRFDKFNLGYFLPNNPAIITGDLKTSGEWQTAPKNSKNTAGKLQRFAVNFDGVLDAEQLPAGKLTIDASGDDQLIRIKRFRHVGAAGSIDAKGTVDVRQGIAWDIDAVMDRFNIGYFLKDTPSLITGTIDTDGRWSDSQQIINIKKIDLRGMLKGQPLSAKGSLAAKMRLPKDLASYFKRLQTQDAQAQYKQVNALIDSLNADNLVLRWGDNYVTADGNAKQLQTKINITSLDQLSDKLAGKVTGGATLSQPVGQALPTIYIDLVGERIALPGFILRQGRVRGKLVNLANSPSQLIITAEGLDAAGQSFKSVEATFNGTEQAHVVNLDVANEQLTIGARLKGGFNRDKLSWSGVIGKGRVQSKYATLNQLQPAQLIVNLPNNQNGNNNDLKVQLAAHCWQATDQTGKVCLRENLIASPDKGEVNIALQNLDTSLLSVFLPKDIDWHGKINGKAIVGWQRGRPPTINTTLYSDNGKIGLIQDGDSLPVTLPYKRVSLIALSVPEGIKLRTDINTGGGARGYAEVVVDPYKTPKPISGALVLNELNLAIFKPFFPGMRVLEGNVTMAGGLGGTLDKPQFYGDVKLANGRIAMLDLPINLTNVNTDAKIRGTQATIDGTFSSGTGKGVLTGTVNWQQKLQAKLSVSGERLVITQPPLLVAEINPDIDIIVRPGDRYVDIKGAVSVPSATIRPPEASEDIITQTEDAVVLDRRLIGNIDEVLAISKPWSINADIGVDLGDDINFRGFGAVIPLAGAINITQNGTGVMRAKGVVQVSRRTNINAFGQNLELNYGQVRFNGDVMKPNLSIEAVKTISGKTVGVRVKGNTESPNIIVFNNAGLTQQQAMNALVTGRINNKGATQISEQGFKSQVTNNLAAAGLSFGLSGTRNLTNQIGQIFGFQSLTVDASGSSEDTNVNVTGYVTPDLYIRYGVGVFNAQNSLSIRYQLTRRIYVEATSAAENAVDVVYSWQF, from the coding sequence ATGCTGACAAAAAATACCCCGCCTAATAACGCCCCAGATGAAGATCCAGCACAGCGCGACGCTCGTGCCGTCAGACGTTGGTATCCGCTGTCATTTTTGCTCAAATTACTGGTGCTTATTTTAATTGTGCTAGCCATCATGTTTGCCGTGTTTTTTTACGCAATGGGCACAGAGTCGGGTACGAAGTTTATATTAGAGAAAGTCAGTGCTGAGACGGGCATTGATTTTAAATATGGTCGCGGTAATTTACGTGATGGAATCTGGGTCACTGATATCGATATCAAGGCGACTGAAGACCTTGAAGTATTGGTTGATAAAGCTTATGTCAAGATAGGCTGGCGTGCCATATTTGCCAAAGAAGTGCATCTGCGTGATGCAGACATACAAACCATTGAGATTATCAATAACAAGCCACCAACGGGTGAGCCGTTCGATTATAAAACGTTACAGCTACCAGTGAACTTACGCTTTGATCACGCTAAAATAAAAAATATTACTTATAAACAAGTGACCAAAGAGCCAATCGTTGTGCAGGATATTGTTGCCCGTGATTTGACATGGGTCGGTAGCATGGTAACGGTTGGTCGCGGCGACTTACAATATGCTGATATCGTCAAAATTAGTGCCTTACAAGGTGAAATTGATTTACAAGGCGACTATTCGCTAGATTTAAGCGCGATTGCAGAAGTCAGTGCGCTAGAAAAAGCCTACGTTGATCCATTGAATATCACAGCAACAGGCACGCTAAAACGTACGGTCGGTAAAGTTCGTAGTCGCTACAATGACAGCGATGTGAGCGGTGATTTTGTTGTACAAGGTTTAGATCAGGATTCGCCGTTCCAGGCAAAATTGCAATGGGATGATATTTTGATCCCTTATGCGGAAAGCCAAAAAATTCGTTTAAAAAGTGGCACTGCTACCGCGACAGGGGTGATCTCTGAAATACGTCTGCGTATCAATACTGAGCTGACGGCTAAAGACATTCCGTCTGGTCACTATCAAGGTCGCGCCGTCATTGCAAACAGTCAGTTACGTATTGATCGCTTAGATGCTCAGGTGCCAGCTGGAAATTTAATTCTGCAAGGTATTTTAGATTGGCAAGACAGCTTTGATGCAAAAGTACGAGCGACAGGTAGCAATTTTGATATTCGCCGTGTTATTCCTGATGACTATGCTGATTTCAAAGCATATGCACCACAAAAGCTGAATGGTCGACTGTCATTACATTATCAGCAGCAAAACAGTGCTGGTAACGTAGAGCTTGATGCAGATTTGCGTCAACGTGATGGCGAGCATGTGAATGCTAATATCGTCCAAGGCAAAACGTCAGCGAAGTCGACACAGGTAGCGCCTTGGTATATCGATGCCAAATGGCAAAACCTAATCCGCCGCGATGTGCCTAATATCGGTAATATTGATAGTCCGCGTGGACAGGCGGATGTCATCATTCGTGGCTCACGGTTATCAGTAGATGCCAATGCGGTCATTAATGAATTGAATGCCGCTCCTAAAGGCAACTATGACGTGAGCGTGCGCAAAGCTGGGGATGTCATTGACATCAATCGCCTGAATTATAAAGGAGTCGTGGGCGACTTATCAGGTACTGGGCAGATTCAATTGGCAAATAAAAAGCGTCCGCTCACATGGCAGATAGATGCGCGTACCAATGGATTATTACCCAAACAGTATCGCAGTGATTTGCCGCTTGAGCGCCTAACCGGTAGTGTCAGCGCGCGTGGTCGTTTATTAACTATTACTAAAGGTGGCATTAGTGGTCAGCGTCATATTATCACCTTAAACAAGACCGACTTGCAGGCGCAACTTGATGCGACTCAAGATGGCCGTGCTATTGGCATAACGGGTGCGGGTGATGCCAAAATCGATATCGTTGGTGGCGAGCTATCTATGTTCGATGCGCGCTTCAATGGGCAAGTCGATACTGCAGATGTACCAAAAGGACGCCTATCTATTGATGCGGCTGGCACGCCAAAGTTTATCAGTATTCGTAAGCTCAATTACAATGGTGAAGCGGGCGCAGTGAATGCCAAGGGTGTCATCGATTTACGTAAAAATATCGGCTGGACGATAGATGGTCGCTTCGATAAGTTTAATTTGGGTTATTTCTTGCCCAATAATCCAGCGATTATCACTGGCGACTTGAAAACCAGTGGCGAGTGGCAAACTGCGCCTAAGAATAGTAAAAATACCGCAGGCAAACTGCAACGTTTTGCGGTGAATTTCGATGGAGTGCTAGATGCTGAGCAACTGCCAGCGGGCAAGCTGACCATTGATGCCAGTGGTGATGATCAGCTGATTCGTATCAAGCGTTTCCGTCATGTGGGCGCAGCAGGCAGTATTGACGCCAAAGGGACGGTTGATGTACGTCAAGGCATTGCGTGGGATATTGACGCAGTGATGGATCGTTTTAATATTGGTTATTTCCTCAAAGACACCCCAAGCCTTATCACCGGCACTATCGATACGGATGGGCGCTGGAGTGATTCGCAGCAAATCATTAATATCAAAAAAATTGATTTAAGAGGTATGCTAAAAGGTCAACCGCTTAGTGCCAAAGGTAGCTTAGCGGCGAAGATGCGTCTGCCAAAAGATTTGGCAAGCTATTTCAAGCGCCTACAAACGCAAGATGCACAGGCGCAATATAAGCAAGTAAATGCCTTGATAGACAGCTTAAACGCGGATAATTTAGTGCTACGTTGGGGTGATAATTATGTCACTGCTGATGGCAATGCTAAGCAATTACAAACCAAAATTAATATCACCAGTCTGGATCAGTTGTCAGATAAATTGGCTGGCAAAGTCACTGGCGGTGCGACCTTATCACAGCCAGTAGGGCAAGCGCTGCCAACCATTTATATCGATTTAGTCGGTGAGCGAATTGCACTGCCGGGCTTTATTTTGCGCCAAGGTCGCGTGCGCGGTAAGCTGGTCAATTTGGCAAATAGTCCAAGTCAGCTTATTATCACCGCTGAAGGCTTAGATGCAGCTGGACAGAGTTTTAAAAGCGTTGAAGCAACATTTAATGGTACTGAGCAGGCGCATGTGGTCAATCTTGACGTTGCCAATGAGCAGCTTACGATTGGCGCAAGGCTTAAAGGCGGCTTCAATCGGGATAAACTGAGCTGGTCTGGCGTCATCGGTAAGGGCCGTGTTCAATCTAAATATGCGACCTTAAATCAGTTACAGCCCGCGCAGTTAATTGTTAATTTACCCAACAATCAAAATGGCAATAATAACGATTTAAAAGTACAGTTGGCAGCGCACTGCTGGCAAGCCACCGATCAAACGGGCAAGGTATGCTTACGTGAAAACTTAATCGCGTCACCTGATAAAGGTGAGGTGAATATTGCCTTACAAAATCTAGATACGTCATTACTATCGGTCTTTTTACCCAAAGATATCGACTGGCATGGCAAAATTAATGGTAAGGCGATTGTTGGCTGGCAACGTGGTCGTCCACCGACGATTAATACCACACTGTATTCAGACAACGGCAAAATCGGCTTGATTCAAGATGGTGATAGTTTACCCGTCACTCTGCCTTATAAGCGGGTCTCACTAATTGCATTGTCCGTCCCTGAGGGCATCAAACTACGTACCGACATCAACACTGGTGGCGGTGCGCGTGGCTATGCGGAAGTGGTCGTTGATCCTTATAAGACGCCTAAGCCAATTTCGGGCGCTTTGGTATTGAATGAGCTTAACCTTGCGATATTCAAGCCTTTCTTCCCAGGTATGCGAGTGCTAGAGGGCAATGTCACGATGGCAGGAGGATTGGGCGGTACATTAGATAAGCCGCAATTCTATGGCGATGTGAAACTTGCTAATGGCCGTATTGCGATGCTTGATTTGCCCATTAATTTAACCAATGTAAATACTGACGCCAAAATTCGTGGCACGCAAGCGACTATTGATGGAACCTTTAGCAGTGGTACGGGTAAAGGGGTTTTGACTGGGACAGTTAATTGGCAACAAAAACTCCAAGCCAAGCTTAGCGTCAGCGGCGAGCGTTTGGTGATTACCCAGCCACCATTGTTAGTGGCAGAAATCAATCCTGATATTGATATCATCGTGCGTCCAGGCGATCGCTATGTTGATATTAAAGGGGCGGTCAGCGTACCGTCAGCGACCATTCGTCCGCCAGAAGCCAGCGAAGATATCATTACTCAAACCGAGGATGCAGTAGTTCTTGATCGTCGTCTCATTGGCAATATAGACGAGGTATTGGCAATATCGAAACCTTGGTCAATCAATGCGGATATCGGTGTCGACTTGGGTGATGATATCAACTTCCGTGGTTTTGGTGCCGTTATTCCTTTAGCTGGTGCGATTAATATCACTCAAAATGGCACGGGTGTCATGCGTGCAAAAGGGGTGGTGCAAGTATCACGTCGTACCAATATCAACGCTTTTGGTCAGAACCTAGAGCTTAACTACGGACAAGTGCGCTTTAACGGTGATGTGATGAAACCTAACCTCAGTATTGAGGCGGTTAAAACGATCAGTGGCAAAACCGTAGGTGTCCGTGTCAAAGGCAATACAGAAAGCCCCAATATTATTGTCTTTAATAATGCAGGTTTGACCCAACAGCAGGCGATGAATGCTTTGGTGACAGGTCGAATTAATAACAAGGGCGCCACCCAAATCAGTGAGCAAGGCTTTAAATCGCAAGTGACGAATAACCTAGCCGCCGCGGGCTTAAGCTTTGGACTGAGTGGCACGCGTAATCTAACCAATCAAATCGGTCAGATTTTTGGTTTTCAGAGCTTGACCGTTGATGCCTCAGGCAGTAGTGAAGACACCAACGTCAACGTCACCGGTTATGTGACGCCTGACTTGTATATACGCTACGGAGTAGGGGTATTTAATGCTCAAAATAGCTTATCCATTCGTTATCAGTTAACTCGACGTATTTATGTAGAGGCAACCTCAGCGGCAGAAAACGCGGTAGATGTGGTTTACAGTTGGCAGTTCTAA
- a CDS encoding hemin uptake protein HemP, whose product MSMVISRYLNCRENRLPTLQSQHLFALTKEVRIEHEGEEYRLRLTRNNRLILTK is encoded by the coding sequence ATGAGCATGGTTATCTCTCGTTATTTGAATTGCCGTGAAAACCGTTTACCAACTTTGCAATCACAACACTTATTTGCACTCACTAAAGAAGTGCGTATCGAGCATGAGGGTGAAGAGTATCGATTACGTTTAACACGTAATAATCGCTTAATCCTGACTAAATAG
- a CDS encoding MFS transporter gives MANQFQLFKHRRFSAMFFTQFLGAFNDNIFKQALILVLTYTAASQLGMEVSILNNLAAMLFILPYFLFSALAGQIADKFEKSKLTRLIKLLEFVIMVIAAVGFVFEWYALLFVALFLMGTQSTFFGPIKYAYLPQAMKEDELVGANGLFQMGTSLAILLGMIIAGVLTQIAQPLYWISVTVLVIAVLGYFVARLIPHMPAMQPNLKINWNIVTTSVATVRYLYSLPFLFFVILGNSWFWFYGATFLTQTPEFSKVILHGDESVVIFLLTLFSVGVSIGSLLCKSLTKNQVSLRLLPFGIAGLSIFAIDLYFSLSSLNINVNNATLFGISELFAVSGSWRVFADLFFLGFSGGLYIVPLYASMQAYAPKSHRARVVGANNIFNAIFMVTSAIFSIVILNALGFNLPQLFLVTGLINIAFGAFLYSKLNKHIKNAVIQTHDEVAP, from the coding sequence ATGGCCAATCAGTTTCAATTATTTAAGCACCGCCGTTTTAGCGCCATGTTTTTTACCCAGTTTTTGGGCGCGTTTAATGACAATATTTTTAAGCAAGCGCTCATACTGGTTTTGACTTACACCGCTGCGAGTCAGTTGGGCATGGAAGTCAGTATTTTGAATAACTTGGCCGCGATGTTGTTTATTTTACCTTACTTTTTGTTTTCTGCACTGGCAGGACAAATCGCGGATAAATTTGAAAAATCAAAACTCACACGATTGATTAAATTGCTAGAATTCGTGATTATGGTGATTGCGGCAGTAGGGTTCGTGTTTGAGTGGTACGCATTGTTATTTGTTGCGTTGTTTCTCATGGGCACTCAATCTACTTTTTTTGGACCTATTAAATACGCCTACTTACCACAAGCGATGAAAGAAGATGAATTGGTTGGTGCTAATGGTTTGTTTCAAATGGGGACGTCGTTAGCGATCTTGCTCGGTATGATTATCGCGGGCGTTTTAACCCAGATAGCGCAGCCGCTCTATTGGATAAGTGTGACAGTATTGGTCATCGCCGTCTTGGGTTATTTTGTCGCAAGATTGATACCCCACATGCCAGCGATGCAGCCAAACCTAAAAATCAACTGGAACATTGTGACCACTAGTGTGGCGACGGTGCGCTACTTATATTCATTGCCTTTTTTGTTCTTTGTCATCCTTGGTAATAGCTGGTTTTGGTTTTATGGCGCGACGTTTTTGACCCAAACGCCAGAATTCAGCAAGGTCATCTTACATGGTGATGAATCAGTGGTTATTTTCCTATTAACCTTATTTTCTGTTGGTGTGTCGATTGGCTCATTATTATGCAAATCACTAACCAAAAACCAAGTCAGCTTACGTCTTTTGCCCTTTGGTATCGCCGGCTTAAGTATTTTTGCAATTGATTTGTATTTTTCACTGTCAAGTCTCAACATCAATGTGAATAATGCGACTCTGTTTGGCATCAGTGAGCTATTTGCGGTGAGTGGCAGCTGGCGCGTCTTTGCTGATTTATTCTTTTTGGGCTTTAGCGGCGGTTTATACATCGTACCATTATATGCCTCTATGCAAGCCTATGCACCAAAGAGCCACCGCGCGCGCGTCGTTGGTGCCAACAATATCTTTAACGCGATATTTATGGTCACCTCAGCGATTTTCTCTATCGTTATCTTGAACGCTTTGGGGTTCAATTTACCTCAGCTATTTTTGGTGACAGGACTCATAAACATTGCCTTCGGTGCCTTTTTATACAGTAAACTCAATAAACATATTAAAAATGCGGTCATCCAAACGCATGATGAAGTGGCTCCATAA